A stretch of the Gracilinanus agilis isolate LMUSP501 chromosome 4, AgileGrace, whole genome shotgun sequence genome encodes the following:
- the LOC123243885 gene encoding zinc finger protein 286A-like yields the protein MNLPLFKSKQEKRRGVRNAVLAQESVTFKDVAMDFTPEEWGQLDPAQRDVMLENYRNLVSLWLPVSKPDGSSNFDQGENQWMMERKVPRGTHPDWDSRSESRESTSVQEITEEESSQGMIVGRVTEDDVSNLEEHEDWLERQQENERHLRQVTIAQRKNLTKEKDSECNTYWKSFNQRSVIVNQEKIPTGENLGNFERKTFKRNSNLKKNQRIYKEKKPCKCNECGESFSYHSVLIRHQRIHTGEKPYTCNNCGKAFSHKANLKKHLKTHTRARLYTCNACGKTFTESSAFSEHQKTHIGERPYECNECGKAFSRTSHLIQHKMIHTGEKPYQCNECDKAFIHSSALIKHQRTHTGEKPYTCSECGKAFSHCSSLTKHQRVHTGEKPYECNECGKTFSQSTHLVQHQRIHTGEKPYECNECGKTFSRSSNFAKHQRIHSGKKPYECNECGKAFIHSSALIQHQKTHTGEKPYKCNECVKTFKCSSSLLRHQRLHTGE from the exons ATGAATCTTCCATTGTTTAAGAGCAagcaggagaaaagaagaggggtaCGCAATGCGGTCTTGGCACAG GAATCAGTGACATTCAAAGATGTGGCCATGGATTTCACCCCAGAGGAATGGGGGCAACTGGATCCTGCTCAGAGGGATGTTATGCTGGAGAACTATAGGAACCTCGTCTCTTTGT GGCTTCCAGTTTCCAAACCTGATGGGAGCTCTAATTTTGATCAAGGAGAAAATCAATGGATGATGGAGAGAAAAGTCCCAAGAGGTACCCATCCAG aCTGGGATAGTAGGTCTGAGAGCAGAGAGTCGACCTCAGTGCAGGAAATCACTGAAGAAGAATCATCACAAGGGATGATTGTGGGAAGAGTCACAGAGGATGATGTTTCTAACTTGGAAGAACATGAGGACTGGTTAGAGAGGCAGCAGGAAAATGAGAGACATTTGAGGCAAGTGACAATTGCCCAAAGGAAAAACCTTACTAAGGAGAAAGACTCTGAATGTAATACATACTGGAAAAGTTTTAATCAGAGGTCAGTTATTGTTAATCAAGAGAAAATTCCTACCGGAGAGAATTTGGGTAACTTTGAAAGAAAGACCTTCAAACGAAACTCAAACctaaagaaaaatcagagaatctacaaagagaaaaaaccttgtaagtgtaatgaatgtggagaATCCTTCAGTTATCATTCAGTGCTTATTcgacatcaaagaattcatactggagagaaaccatatacATGTAATAattgtgggaaagccttcagccaCAAAGCTAACCTCAAAAAACATTTGAAAACTCACACTAGGGCAAGACTTTATACATGCAATGCATGTGGGAAAACCTTTACTGAGAGCTCAGCTTTTTCTGAACATCAGAAAACACATATTggagagagaccttatgaatgtaatgaatgtgggaaggccttcagtCGGACTTCACACCTTATTCAGCATAAGATGATTCATACTGGGGAGAAGCCCTATCAATGTAATGAATGTGACAAAGCCTTCATCCACTCTTCAGCTCTTATTAAGcatcagagaactcatactggagagaaaccctatacatgtagtgaatgtgggaaagctttcagtCACTGCTCCTCCCTTACTAAACATCAGAGAgttcatactggggagaaaccctatgaatgtaatgaatgtgggaaaaccttTAGTCAGAGTACGCACCTTGTtcaacatcaaagaattcatactggagagaaaccctatgaatgcaatgaatgtgggaaaaccttcAGCAGAAGCTCAAACTTTGccaaacatcagagaattcatagtgGAAAAAAACCCTatgagtgtaatgaatgtggcaaagccttcattcattcatcagcCCTTATTCAGCATCAGAAaactcacactggagagaaaccctataaatGTAATGAGTGTGTGAAAACTTTCAAATGTAGTTCTTCTCTCCTTAGGCATCAAAGGCTCCATACAGGGGAGTAG